The following are encoded in a window of Bacillus sp. SORGH_AS_0510 genomic DNA:
- a CDS encoding DUF1641 domain-containing protein translates to MAKPIKVIEKIELTEEQKKMQSLENLLSGVAENKDSLLETLSLIQELHDSGILDAFGSLLKAKEKAAKIAVGQLTREPVTNMINNAMAAGGMLTELDPETTGKLAKSLTHGLKKAEQGLKEDSKIGLLDLMKALKDPDINRAIGFGFNLLKGMGEGLKE, encoded by the coding sequence ATGGCCAAGCCGATTAAAGTCATTGAAAAAATAGAACTGACAGAAGAACAAAAGAAAATGCAATCCCTGGAGAATCTTCTCTCCGGGGTTGCGGAAAATAAGGACTCGTTACTTGAAACATTGAGTCTGATTCAAGAATTACACGATAGTGGAATCTTAGATGCGTTTGGAAGTCTTTTAAAAGCGAAAGAGAAGGCAGCAAAAATCGCTGTCGGCCAGCTTACACGAGAGCCCGTCACGAACATGATAAACAATGCGATGGCAGCAGGCGGTATGTTAACGGAGTTGGACCCGGAAACAACGGGTAAGCTTGCGAAAAGCCTGACCCATGGATTAAAAAAGGCGGAGCAGGGATTAAAAGAGGATTCCAAAATTGGACTATTGGACTTAATGAAGGCGTTAAAAGATCCTGATATTAACCGAGCAATCGGTTTTGGCTTTAATCTGTTAAAAGGCATGGGTGAGGGATTAAAAGAGTAA
- the fdhF gene encoding formate dehydrogenase subunit alpha encodes MSEKVNVLINGTAHEVEKGTRILDYLLKQEMEHPHICYSEVLGPVQSCDTCMCEVNGSIMRACSTVVEDGMDILTSSELAKNAQEEAMDRILENHLLYCTVCDNNNGNCRVHNTAELMGIEHQTRPHRSKGYEVDMSHPFYRYDPDQCILCGRCVETCQDLQVNETLTINWETNQPRVLWDGGKSINESSCVSCGQCVTVCPCNALMEKSMLGNAGFMTGISDDLLTPMIDIVKAVEPDYQTIMAVSEVEAAMREERIEKTKTVCTFCGVGCSFEVWTKDREILKIEPSENAPVNSVSTCVKGKFGWDFVNSQERITTPLIRKGDVFVEASWDEALSLVAEKLGGIKETHGSDAIGFIASSKITNEENYLIQKMARQVFGTNNVDNCSRYCQSPASWGLQQTGGIGGDSGTIQDIAGAGLVMLVGCAPAEGHPVLSTRIKRAQKLHGQKLITVDVRRHEMGDRADLFVRPKQGTDFVWLSAITKYIIDQGWHDVNFITEHVNHYDEFLKMIEPYSLDEAEKITGIAKETLIQMAEMMRDADGTVICWGMGVTQNIAGSHTSVAIANLLLATGNMMRPNAGAYPLRGHNNVQGAADMGTMPNIFPGYQSVTNVEIREKFEKAYGVEISPNPGLDNIEMLGAVDRGEMKAMYIAGEDMAWVDADSNHTQAMLEKLDFLVVQEIFLTTTAQFADVILPGAPSLEKDGTFTNTERRVQRLYQALQPLGDSKPDWWIFTQLAKKMGFDWNYTHPSEIFDEMASLTPFFSQCNYEVLEGWNSFHWGSQDGSNTPLLFTDGFNFPDKKARFGLFDYVPPMEFPQEFDLALDNGRLLEHFHEGNLTQKSEGLNYKFPKVFVEVSPELAEERGVKDGTLVRLVSPYGAIKLPVLVTDRVEGKTVYVPMHSSSHESAVNLLTGGAVDVVTHTPAYKQAKVRMEVLELKGENPLPRYNPRNATRTPQMGLEIYRKWERSDYTPIADVNEYVTPGFYDRRNA; translated from the coding sequence GTGAGTGAAAAAGTGAATGTTCTGATTAACGGAACAGCACACGAAGTAGAAAAAGGAACTCGTATTTTAGACTATTTACTCAAACAGGAGATGGAGCATCCGCACATTTGCTATTCTGAGGTTCTTGGACCGGTACAGAGCTGTGATACGTGTATGTGTGAAGTTAATGGCAGCATTATGCGTGCCTGTTCTACTGTGGTAGAGGACGGAATGGACATCTTGACTTCGTCTGAGCTGGCAAAGAACGCTCAAGAGGAAGCGATGGATCGCATTCTTGAGAACCATCTATTATATTGCACCGTATGTGACAATAACAATGGCAATTGCCGTGTACATAATACGGCAGAATTGATGGGAATTGAACACCAAACTAGACCTCACCGTTCGAAGGGCTACGAAGTAGATATGTCGCACCCGTTTTATCGCTATGATCCGGATCAATGTATTTTGTGCGGACGCTGTGTGGAAACTTGTCAGGATCTTCAAGTGAATGAAACACTAACTATTAACTGGGAAACCAATCAGCCGCGTGTATTATGGGACGGAGGAAAAAGCATTAACGAATCCTCTTGCGTATCCTGCGGTCAATGTGTGACTGTTTGTCCTTGTAACGCATTAATGGAAAAGTCCATGCTTGGAAATGCAGGATTTATGACAGGTATTTCTGATGACTTACTTACACCTATGATTGATATCGTAAAGGCAGTCGAGCCTGATTATCAAACCATCATGGCCGTGTCAGAAGTAGAAGCAGCCATGCGTGAAGAGCGAATTGAGAAGACCAAAACCGTTTGTACATTCTGCGGTGTGGGTTGTTCATTTGAAGTATGGACAAAAGACCGTGAAATTCTTAAAATTGAACCATCTGAAAATGCGCCAGTTAACAGTGTTTCCACTTGTGTAAAAGGAAAATTCGGATGGGATTTTGTCAATTCACAAGAACGTATTACCACACCGTTAATCCGTAAAGGTGATGTGTTTGTGGAAGCGAGTTGGGATGAAGCTCTTTCACTTGTAGCAGAAAAACTTGGTGGAATTAAAGAAACCCATGGCAGCGATGCAATTGGCTTTATTGCTTCATCTAAAATTACGAACGAAGAAAACTATCTGATCCAAAAGATGGCTCGTCAAGTGTTCGGAACCAATAATGTGGACAACTGTTCTCGTTATTGCCAGTCACCTGCTTCATGGGGACTTCAGCAAACTGGAGGCATCGGCGGTGATTCTGGAACGATTCAGGATATCGCGGGAGCTGGTCTTGTCATGCTAGTTGGATGTGCGCCAGCAGAAGGACACCCTGTTCTTTCTACACGTATTAAACGTGCGCAAAAGCTTCACGGTCAAAAATTGATTACCGTGGACGTTCGCAGACATGAAATGGGTGACCGAGCGGACTTGTTTGTTCGTCCAAAACAAGGAACAGACTTTGTATGGCTTTCCGCTATTACAAAGTATATCATTGACCAAGGCTGGCACGATGTGAATTTTATCACAGAGCATGTCAATCACTATGATGAATTCTTAAAAATGATTGAGCCGTACAGTTTGGATGAGGCAGAGAAGATTACGGGAATCGCAAAAGAAACCTTAATTCAAATGGCAGAAATGATGCGTGATGCGGATGGAACTGTCATTTGTTGGGGAATGGGTGTCACGCAAAATATTGCAGGCTCACACACCTCTGTTGCGATTGCAAACCTTCTTCTTGCAACAGGTAACATGATGCGTCCAAACGCTGGCGCCTACCCATTACGCGGGCATAATAATGTGCAGGGTGCTGCAGATATGGGTACTATGCCTAATATCTTCCCAGGCTATCAGTCCGTAACAAATGTGGAAATCCGTGAAAAATTCGAAAAGGCGTATGGTGTGGAAATCTCACCAAATCCTGGCCTTGACAATATTGAAATGCTCGGGGCTGTCGACCGAGGCGAGATGAAAGCAATGTACATCGCGGGTGAGGACATGGCATGGGTGGATGCAGATTCGAACCATACACAAGCGATGCTTGAGAAATTAGATTTCCTTGTCGTACAAGAAATCTTCTTAACAACAACAGCCCAATTTGCTGATGTTATTTTACCAGGAGCACCTTCTCTTGAAAAAGATGGAACGTTTACTAATACCGAACGCCGCGTGCAGCGCTTATACCAAGCATTACAGCCGCTAGGCGATAGCAAACCGGACTGGTGGATTTTTACACAGCTCGCGAAAAAAATGGGCTTTGATTGGAATTATACACATCCAAGTGAGATTTTTGACGAAATGGCAAGCTTAACACCTTTCTTCAGCCAGTGTAACTATGAAGTGCTTGAAGGCTGGAACAGCTTCCACTGGGGTTCTCAAGATGGATCAAACACACCGCTGCTTTTCACAGACGGCTTTAATTTCCCTGATAAAAAAGCTCGCTTCGGCTTGTTTGATTATGTACCACCAATGGAGTTCCCTCAGGAATTTGATCTCGCGTTGGATAATGGACGTCTGTTGGAACACTTCCATGAAGGAAACTTAACACAGAAATCTGAGGGACTAAATTACAAATTCCCTAAGGTATTCGTGGAGGTTTCTCCAGAATTAGCGGAAGAACGCGGAGTAAAGGACGGCACACTTGTACGTCTTGTCTCACCATACGGAGCTATTAAACTTCCTGTACTTGTAACCGACCGCGTAGAAGGGAAAACAGTGTATGTGCCAATGCATTCTTCAAGCCACGAGAGTGCGGTAAACCTTCTGACTGGTGGGGCGGTGGATGTCGTGACACATACCCCAGCTTATAAACAAGCGAAAGTACGGATGGAAGTACTTGAACTGAAAGGTGAAAATCCGCTTCCAAGATACAATCCACGTAATGCGACCCGTACACCGCAAATGGGCCTGGAAATCTACCGCAAGTGGGAACGCAGTGACTACACACCGATTGCCGATGTGAACGAGTATGTTACACCTGGTTTTTATGACAGGAGGAATGCATAA